A genomic region of bacterium contains the following coding sequences:
- the tatC gene encoding twin-arginine translocase subunit TatC produces the protein MTEGADSSGQPLMGHLTELRSRLVKTFIAVGACTVVAFFFRNQMLYLLQNSYSEVAGRDLVVTGPTDQFSIAMRMALFGGTVLASPVIAYQAWCFINPGLTQRERKWAFPVVAALVTLFCLGVGFAYWSLPRAVAFLVSIFEDLENLWTVELYTRFVIRFLLLFGISFQFPVFLYGAAAAGVVSSDKLAAGRRWAVLIIVVVGAAVSPTGDPVTLLLLSTPLYLFYEATIWLIRLTLKK, from the coding sequence ATGACGGAAGGAGCCGATTCCTCCGGCCAGCCGCTGATGGGGCACCTCACGGAGCTCCGGTCACGTCTGGTCAAGACCTTCATAGCAGTCGGCGCCTGCACCGTGGTCGCCTTCTTCTTCCGCAACCAGATGCTCTACCTCCTGCAGAACTCCTACAGCGAGGTGGCAGGGCGGGATCTGGTGGTGACCGGTCCCACCGACCAGTTCTCGATCGCCATGCGGATGGCGCTCTTCGGTGGGACGGTCCTGGCCAGCCCCGTGATCGCCTACCAGGCGTGGTGCTTCATCAACCCCGGCCTCACCCAGAGGGAACGCAAGTGGGCCTTCCCGGTGGTGGCGGCGCTGGTCACTCTGTTCTGCCTCGGCGTCGGGTTTGCCTACTGGAGCCTTCCCCGGGCGGTCGCGTTCCTCGTGTCGATCTTCGAGGACCTGGAGAATCTCTGGACGGTCGAGCTCTACACCCGTTTCGTGATCCGCTTCCTGCTGCTGTTCGGCATCTCGTTCCAGTTCCCCGTGTTCCTGTACGGCGCGGCTGCGGCCGGCGTGGTGAGTTCCGACAAGTTGGCCGCCGGTCGGCGCTGGGCGGTACTCATCATCGTCGTGGTAGGGGCCGCGGTGAGCCCCACCGGCGATCCGGTGACGCTCCTGCTGCTCTCGACCCCGCTCTACCTGTTCTACGAGGCCACCATCTGGCTGATCCGCCTGACCCTCAAGAAATGA
- a CDS encoding twin-arginine translocase TatA/TatE family subunit — protein sequence MFDTFSGLEILTIAVIALVVFGPHRLPEIARTMGKYVRELRDAVRDLREGIEKEVAPLREPIKELREDLAEPVSDVKRTLAETADAAGAVDRDIRQSLEETGRAAPDAATPVPETPEAPEARWVAPEPPVGVSPGEAWKGLDDPMPGNVVPLDAPSPTQEEGPDEEAADPPVGEDGDLGEAAAGREADEQTDRGE from the coding sequence GTGTTCGACACGTTCAGCGGTCTCGAGATACTCACCATCGCCGTGATAGCCCTGGTGGTCTTCGGTCCGCACCGCCTGCCCGAGATCGCCCGCACCATGGGCAAGTACGTCCGGGAGCTCCGCGACGCCGTCCGAGACCTTCGCGAGGGGATCGAGAAGGAGGTGGCTCCGCTGCGCGAGCCGATCAAGGAACTCCGCGAGGACCTGGCCGAGCCGGTGAGCGACGTGAAGCGGACGCTGGCCGAGACCGCCGATGCCGCCGGCGCCGTGGACCGCGACATCAGGCAGTCCCTCGAGGAAACCGGCCGGGCCGCGCCTGATGCCGCCACCCCCGTCCCGGAGACGCCGGAAGCGCCCGAGGCGCGATGGGTGGCCCCCGAACCCCCGGTGGGCGTGTCGCCCGGCGAAGCGTGGAAGGGCCTGGACGACCCGATGCCCGGGAACGTGGTACCGCTCGACGCACCGAGCCCCACTCAGGAGGAGGGCCCGGACGAGGAGGCCGCCGACCCGCCTGTAGGCGAGGACGGCGATCTGGGGGAAGCCGCTGCCGGACGTGAAGCCGACGAGCAAACGGACAGGGGCGAATGA
- a CDS encoding WYL domain-containing protein codes for MTASRTRQRLARILALVPWALANPYPTVTEVMERFGYASRRQLADDLNLLFCCGLPGYGPGDLMVAYMDGDEVVLDMADYFSRPLRLTPHEALGLLSAGLAVAGTSQGNEALARAVEKLTGALFPEAATVIAAELPPEPGHLDTLRRSARDGTVLTITYLSLSTNRTTVRAIEPLMVHASMGSWYLLAYCRLAGDRRLFRVDRIRSVEASGEVFEPPARPPAPTNVDYTPSADAIYARLALRSGARWVAEYYPVEILEDNGEELVIRFAMSDARVCARLLLRLGDQARLIEGPEVREETERLREAILARYDAARA; via the coding sequence GTGACCGCCTCTCGGACCCGGCAGAGGCTGGCCCGGATCCTGGCCCTGGTCCCGTGGGCGCTGGCCAACCCCTACCCGACCGTCACCGAGGTCATGGAGCGGTTCGGCTACGCGAGCCGTCGCCAACTCGCCGACGATCTCAACCTGCTCTTCTGCTGCGGGCTGCCCGGATACGGCCCCGGTGACCTGATGGTGGCGTACATGGACGGTGACGAGGTGGTTCTGGACATGGCCGACTACTTCTCCCGGCCGCTCCGGCTCACGCCCCACGAAGCCTTGGGACTGCTCAGCGCCGGCCTGGCGGTGGCCGGCACCTCCCAGGGGAACGAGGCGCTGGCGAGAGCGGTCGAGAAGCTGACCGGCGCCCTCTTCCCGGAGGCCGCCACGGTCATCGCGGCCGAGTTGCCTCCCGAGCCCGGACACCTCGACACCTTGCGCCGGTCGGCCCGTGACGGAACTGTGCTGACCATCACCTACCTGTCCCTGAGCACCAACCGGACCACCGTCCGGGCCATCGAGCCGCTGATGGTCCACGCGTCGATGGGAAGCTGGTACCTCCTGGCGTACTGCCGTCTGGCCGGTGACCGGCGCCTGTTCCGCGTGGACCGGATCCGGTCGGTGGAGGCGTCGGGGGAGGTGTTCGAACCCCCCGCCCGCCCGCCTGCTCCCACGAATGTCGACTACACGCCGTCCGCTGACGCGATCTATGCCCGGCTGGCGCTGCGTTCCGGCGCCAGGTGGGTGGCGGAGTACTACCCGGTGGAGATACTGGAGGACAACGGCGAGGAGCTGGTGATCCGCTTTGCCATGTCCGATGCGCGGGTGTGCGCCCGGCTGCTGCTGCGGCTGGGCGACCAGGCGCGCCTGATCGAGGGACCGGAAGTCCGGGAGGAGACCGAGCGCCTGCGCGAAGCAATCCTGGCTCGATACGACGCCGCCCGAGCCTGA
- a CDS encoding WYL domain-containing protein, with product MSTVVERLINLLAYLVDSPRPVTAEQIRNTVAGYGNLSDQAFHRKFERDKASLRELGIELAQEATDAWEVEWGYVVPESNYRTIEPGLTDEERTALALAVHMVRSGGWPSGANGLLKLGGARLADTDTPVGADLGLGSEHLALIFQAVLERRPIRFVYHGRPRTLCAYGMHHRRGHWYFAGVEPDQDPTIRTYRLDRAERLELAGDPDAFPRPEGYSARDILESLPWEQQAPKRALIECDADIAWWVANRFPDAEAVGHTEEGGTILEVPYANDSLIDMVIHLDDGAVILDPPELRAEMVRRLEAGR from the coding sequence ATGAGCACCGTCGTCGAGCGCTTGATCAACCTGCTGGCTTATCTGGTCGATTCCCCGCGGCCCGTCACGGCCGAGCAGATCCGGAACACGGTGGCCGGGTACGGCAACCTGTCCGACCAGGCCTTCCATCGCAAGTTCGAGCGGGACAAGGCCAGCCTGCGCGAGCTGGGGATCGAGCTTGCGCAGGAAGCCACCGACGCCTGGGAGGTCGAGTGGGGCTACGTGGTTCCCGAGAGCAACTACCGGACCATCGAACCGGGGCTCACCGACGAGGAACGGACCGCGCTGGCCCTCGCGGTGCATATGGTGCGTTCCGGCGGCTGGCCGTCGGGCGCCAACGGCCTGCTCAAGCTGGGCGGGGCCCGGCTGGCCGACACGGACACACCGGTGGGCGCCGACCTGGGTCTGGGCAGCGAGCACCTGGCGCTGATCTTCCAGGCGGTGCTGGAGCGCCGCCCGATCCGGTTCGTCTACCACGGGCGCCCGCGCACCCTGTGCGCCTATGGCATGCACCACCGGCGGGGCCATTGGTACTTCGCGGGCGTCGAGCCGGACCAGGACCCCACCATCAGGACCTACCGGCTCGATCGGGCGGAGCGGTTGGAATTGGCGGGCGATCCGGACGCTTTTCCGCGGCCCGAGGGTTACAGCGCCCGGGACATCCTGGAGTCGCTGCCCTGGGAGCAACAGGCGCCGAAACGCGCGCTGATCGAGTGCGATGCCGACATCGCCTGGTGGGTCGCGAACCGGTTCCCCGACGCCGAGGCCGTGGGGCACACCGAGGAGGGAGGCACCATCCTGGAAGTCCCCTACGCGAACGACTCGTTGATCGACATGGTCATACACCTCGACGACGGGGCGGTGATCCTCGACCCTCCGGAGCTTCGCGCCGAGATGGTCAGGCGGCTCGAGGCCGGCCGGTGA
- the pafA gene encoding Pup--protein ligase, translated as MERRIFGLENEFGITCTLRGQRRLSPDEVARILFRGVVTWGRSSNVFLENGARLYLDVGSHPEYATPECDDLLDLVAHDKAGERVLEDLQRSAEQRLRNDGIRGNIFLYKNNTDSAGNSYGCHENYLVLRKADFQKMLEILIPFLVSRQIFSGAGKLLQTAKGPTFSISQRADHIWEGVSSATTRSRPIINTRDEPHADAERFRRLHVIAGDSNMNEYATYVKVGATVALLEMIEADVMFRDLTLANPIRAIREISQDPTCRQPVRLANGRMLSALDIQWEYLDRIIRYARNPGFPPSVQRAVEMWEHLLTGLEKDPFSLERQVDWVTKYHLIERYRARYDLALSDARVQLLDLSYHDVTEERSLYYLLARRGVVDRLVTDAAIAIAKEKPPQTTRARLRGRFIAAAKARNRDYTVDWVHLKLNDQAQRTVLCKDPFKASDERVERLIAGL; from the coding sequence ATGGAACGGCGCATCTTCGGTCTCGAGAACGAGTTCGGGATCACGTGCACGCTTCGAGGTCAGCGCCGCCTCAGTCCCGACGAGGTGGCCCGCATCCTGTTCCGGGGGGTCGTGACGTGGGGCCGGTCCTCGAACGTGTTCCTGGAGAACGGGGCTCGGCTCTATCTGGACGTGGGCAGCCATCCTGAGTACGCCACACCGGAGTGCGACGACCTCCTCGATCTGGTAGCCCACGACAAGGCCGGCGAGCGGGTCCTGGAAGATTTGCAGCGTTCCGCCGAGCAACGCCTCCGGAACGACGGTATCCGGGGGAACATCTTCCTCTACAAGAACAACACCGACTCGGCCGGCAACTCCTACGGGTGCCACGAGAACTACCTGGTACTCCGCAAGGCGGACTTCCAGAAGATGCTGGAGATCCTCATACCGTTCCTGGTGAGCCGCCAGATCTTCTCGGGAGCGGGCAAGCTCCTCCAGACTGCCAAGGGGCCCACCTTCTCGATCTCGCAACGCGCCGACCACATCTGGGAAGGGGTCTCCTCGGCCACGACGCGGTCGCGACCCATCATCAACACGCGTGACGAGCCCCACGCGGATGCCGAGCGGTTCCGGCGACTCCATGTGATCGCCGGCGACTCCAACATGAACGAGTACGCCACCTACGTCAAGGTGGGCGCAACCGTTGCGCTTCTGGAGATGATCGAAGCCGACGTGATGTTCCGGGACCTGACCCTGGCCAACCCCATCCGGGCCATCCGGGAGATCAGCCAGGACCCGACCTGCCGGCAACCGGTACGCCTTGCCAACGGCCGGATGCTGTCGGCCCTCGACATCCAGTGGGAATACCTGGACCGGATCATCCGGTACGCCCGGAACCCCGGCTTCCCCCCCTCGGTACAGCGAGCCGTCGAGATGTGGGAGCACCTGCTCACCGGCCTCGAGAAGGACCCTTTCTCTCTCGAGCGCCAGGTCGACTGGGTTACCAAGTACCACCTCATCGAGCGTTACCGGGCCCGCTACGACCTGGCGCTCTCCGACGCCCGGGTCCAGTTGTTGGACCTCAGCTACCACGATGTGACGGAGGAGCGGAGCCTCTACTACCTGCTGGCCCGGCGGGGTGTCGTGGACCGCCTCGTGACGGACGCCGCCATCGCCATCGCCAAGGAGAAGCCCCCCCAGACCACCCGCGCCCGGCTGCGGGGGCGGTTCATCGCCGCTGCGAAGGCCCGCAACCGCGACTACACGGTGGACTGGGTCCACCTGAAGCTGAACGACCAGGCCCAGCGGACCGTGCTATGCAAGGACCCCTTCAAGGCCTCAGACGAGCGGGTGGAACGCCTGATCGCCGGCCTATGA
- the prcA gene encoding proteasome subunit alpha has product MTLPFYVAPEQLVKDRAEYARKGIARGRSIAALEVREGVLLLAENPSRTLTKTSEIYDRIAFAGVGKYNEFESLRVAGIRYADIKGYQYGRRDVTAKSLASAFSQTLGNIFVQGPKPFEVEVLVAEVGRTVAEDRLFKVTYDGTLYDKRGYTAIGGQADELSDRLGEDYQDTLGLDEALALTANAFREVEGRDIDGWEGALLAREGPARRFRRLTKEELGEIANS; this is encoded by the coding sequence GTGACCCTTCCGTTCTACGTAGCTCCCGAACAGCTGGTCAAGGACCGCGCCGAGTACGCCCGCAAGGGCATTGCCCGAGGCCGGTCTATCGCCGCTCTGGAGGTTCGGGAGGGGGTCCTGTTGCTGGCCGAGAACCCCAGCCGCACCCTCACCAAGACCTCGGAGATATACGACCGTATCGCCTTCGCCGGGGTGGGCAAGTACAACGAGTTCGAGTCATTGCGGGTGGCGGGAATCCGCTATGCCGACATCAAGGGATACCAGTACGGGCGCCGCGACGTCACCGCCAAGAGCCTCGCGTCGGCCTTCTCGCAGACGCTGGGAAACATATTCGTCCAGGGACCCAAGCCCTTCGAGGTGGAGGTGCTGGTGGCGGAGGTCGGCCGGACCGTTGCCGAGGACCGCCTGTTCAAGGTCACGTACGACGGCACGCTGTACGACAAGCGCGGTTACACGGCCATCGGCGGGCAGGCCGACGAGCTGTCCGACCGGCTGGGGGAGGACTACCAGGACACCCTCGGCCTGGACGAGGCTCTGGCCCTCACCGCCAACGCGTTCCGGGAGGTCGAGGGCCGCGACATCGACGGTTGGGAGGGCGCCCTGCTGGCGCGGGAGGGCCCGGCGCGCCGGTTCCGCCGCCTGACCAAGGAAGAACTCGGCGAGATAGCGAATTCCTAG
- the prcB gene encoding proteasome subunit beta — MTGSLLPLGAPLPGASFTELIRSLDLAPQWELGPDAPPSGFRPPDATTVLALRYGGGVVMVGDRQATAGYDIAHRHIQKVFAADSYSAVAISGTAGLGVELIRLFQTELEHYEKLEGVRLSLEGKATYLARMVRSQLPMAMQGFVVVPLFCGIEPESGTGHVFTFDAIGGRYEERDFGAAGSGSREARAYLRTVYNPGSDRTEAVDHSIAALVAAAGQDLATGGPDLRRGIYPNVFTVTTDGVQEVDRTEVAEAAERALEVVR; from the coding sequence GTGACGGGCAGCCTGCTTCCTCTGGGGGCGCCCCTGCCCGGCGCCAGCTTCACCGAACTGATCAGGTCACTCGACCTGGCTCCGCAATGGGAACTGGGCCCGGACGCCCCGCCCTCCGGTTTCCGCCCGCCTGACGCAACCACCGTGCTGGCCCTCCGCTACGGCGGCGGCGTGGTGATGGTGGGGGATCGCCAGGCGACCGCCGGATACGACATCGCTCATCGCCACATCCAGAAGGTGTTCGCCGCGGATTCCTACTCGGCCGTGGCCATCTCGGGAACGGCGGGGCTCGGAGTCGAGCTGATCCGCCTCTTCCAGACCGAGTTGGAGCACTACGAGAAGCTCGAGGGGGTGCGCCTCAGCCTGGAGGGCAAGGCCACCTACCTGGCCCGGATGGTTCGTTCCCAGCTACCCATGGCCATGCAGGGGTTCGTAGTCGTGCCGCTGTTCTGCGGGATCGAGCCCGAGAGCGGGACCGGGCATGTGTTCACCTTCGATGCGATCGGAGGGCGCTACGAGGAGCGGGACTTCGGCGCCGCCGGTTCGGGGAGCCGGGAAGCCAGGGCATACCTGAGAACGGTGTACAACCCCGGATCCGACCGGACCGAGGCCGTCGACCACAGCATCGCCGCCCTGGTGGCGGCGGCCGGCCAGGACCTGGCGACCGGTGGTCCCGACCTGCGTCGCGGGATCTACCCCAACGTGTTCACGGTCACCACCGACGGCGTCCAGGAAGTCGACCGGACCGAAGTGGCTGAGGCGGCCGAACGGGCTTTGGAGGTGGTCCGGTGA
- a CDS encoding ubiquitin-like protein Pup has protein sequence MAQERERIRRRRGEVTEPVTASPQVAAQGGVHKIDELLDEIDSVLEENAEEFVKNYVQKGGE, from the coding sequence ATGGCACAGGAACGAGAGCGGATCCGGCGCCGTCGCGGCGAAGTAACAGAGCCGGTTACGGCATCCCCGCAAGTCGCCGCGCAAGGCGGGGTACACAAGATCGACGAACTCCTGGACGAGATAGATTCGGTGCTCGAGGAGAACGCCGAGGAGTTCGTGAAGAACTACGTGCAAAAGGGCGGCGAGTGA
- the dop gene encoding depupylase/deamidase Dop yields the protein MAAPKVIGTETEYGITVRNQPDFNPTLASSLVVNSYQGGRVRVRWSFDEETPGRDARGGGHEDHGLAEPDSGLVNVVLTNGARFYVDHAHPEYSSPECVDPWQAALYDKAGERVVATAVDQAYQILRPGEYMYVHKNNSDGKSNSYGHHENYLVDRELPFSDLIRYATTWLVTRQIFTGSGKLGSENGRPPVRYQISQRADFFEEEVGLETTLKRPIINTRDEPHGDPARYRRFHVIIGDANMSEVQTFVKLGTTALLLAAIEDRALPDDLALADPVSATWQSSHDLSLSLPLPMADGSSATALELQFRYLEWLSKYAASNHPEPVWADVITEWSSILNDLERDPMLTSDRIDWTAKLRMLSAFRRRDELEWHDPKLAMAALQYHDTDPRKGLAYRLEERGLLRRIFDEAELRRATVEPPPETRAYFRGRCVKKYPDALVAANWDSLVFDVGEDSLKRVPMMEPLRGNESLVGDLLDSAPDAAALLDALGGC from the coding sequence ATGGCAGCCCCCAAAGTCATCGGGACCGAGACCGAATACGGGATCACGGTTCGCAACCAACCGGACTTCAACCCTACCCTCGCCTCCTCGCTGGTGGTCAACTCCTACCAGGGGGGCCGCGTCCGGGTGCGGTGGTCCTTCGACGAGGAGACCCCGGGCCGGGACGCTCGGGGCGGGGGTCACGAGGATCACGGCCTGGCGGAGCCCGATTCCGGTCTGGTCAACGTGGTTCTGACCAACGGCGCCCGCTTCTACGTCGATCACGCCCATCCCGAGTACTCCAGCCCCGAGTGCGTCGACCCGTGGCAGGCCGCCCTGTACGACAAGGCGGGGGAGCGGGTGGTGGCCACCGCCGTGGACCAGGCCTACCAGATCCTCCGGCCCGGCGAGTACATGTACGTCCACAAGAACAACAGCGACGGTAAGAGCAACTCCTACGGCCATCACGAGAACTACCTGGTGGATAGGGAGTTGCCCTTCTCCGACCTGATCCGCTACGCCACCACGTGGCTGGTGACCCGCCAGATCTTCACCGGTTCGGGAAAGCTCGGTTCCGAGAACGGCCGCCCACCGGTGCGTTACCAGATCAGCCAGCGAGCCGACTTCTTCGAGGAGGAGGTCGGCCTGGAGACCACGCTCAAGAGACCCATCATCAACACCAGGGACGAGCCCCACGGCGATCCGGCCCGGTACCGGCGGTTCCACGTCATCATCGGCGACGCCAACATGTCGGAGGTCCAGACGTTCGTGAAGCTGGGGACCACCGCCCTGCTCCTGGCCGCCATCGAGGACCGTGCCCTGCCCGACGATCTGGCCCTGGCCGACCCGGTATCGGCTACCTGGCAATCGAGCCACGACCTCTCCCTCAGCCTGCCCCTGCCAATGGCCGACGGCTCGTCCGCCACCGCTCTCGAGCTCCAGTTCCGCTACCTCGAGTGGCTGTCGAAGTATGCCGCCTCCAACCATCCGGAACCGGTGTGGGCGGACGTCATCACCGAGTGGAGTTCCATCCTCAACGATCTCGAACGGGACCCGATGCTCACTTCGGACCGGATCGACTGGACCGCCAAGTTACGAATGCTGAGCGCCTTCCGCCGGCGCGACGAGCTGGAGTGGCACGATCCCAAGCTGGCCATGGCCGCGCTCCAGTACCACGACACCGATCCCCGCAAGGGCTTGGCATACCGGCTCGAGGAGCGGGGCCTGCTCCGGAGGATCTTCGACGAGGCCGAATTGCGGCGGGCCACCGTGGAACCACCTCCCGAAACCCGCGCCTACTTCCGGGGACGATGCGTCAAGAAGTATCCCGACGCGCTCGTGGCTGCCAACTGGGACTCGCTGGTGTTCGACGTGGGTGAGGACTCCCTCAAGCGGGTGCCTATGATGGAGCCCTTGCGGGGTAACGAGTCTCTGGTCGGAGACCTGCTCGACTCCGCCCCGGACGCAGCCGCGCTCCTGGACGCTCTCGGAGGGTGCTGA
- the arc gene encoding proteasome ATPase, which yields MPYEYEHRINALRGTVHALEEEVSVLRRRLQDGPRRVRLLESRLAEAKAQLALAGQRNEKLSAVLEEAREQLAMLRAEVDKLTTAPNPFATVLGVNSDSTVDVISGGRQMRVNAQPSIEIKELQRGQQVLVNDSMNIVEVRDFDRQGQVVTIKEILSDDRLLVMAHADEERVVELAGPLQRVFLRIGDHVRIDPRHGLAYERLIRPEVEELVLEEVPDVTYAQVGGLHEQIEAIKDAVELPYVHRDLFEEYGLVAPKGVLLYGPPGCGKTLIAKAVANSLADAVARRTGHDDARSYFLNIKGPELLNKYVGETERQIRLIFQRAREKSDEGVPVIVFFDEMDSLFRTRGTGISSDVESTIVPQLLSELDGVEMIKNVIVIGASNREDLIDPAILRPGRLDVKIKIARPNTSAARQIFKIYLGTDLPFDAGALEEAGGDPVCLVDSMVDQVVHRMYAESDENRFLEVTYQNGDREILYFRDFASGAMIENIVRRAKKAAIKRRIAGDSGGISTEDLLVGIKQEFREHEDLPNTTNPDDWAKISGKKGERIVYVRTLIEGEDESRTIEAVGAGQYL from the coding sequence ATGCCGTACGAATACGAGCACCGGATCAACGCGCTCCGAGGCACCGTGCACGCGCTGGAGGAAGAGGTCTCCGTTCTGCGCCGTCGCCTCCAGGACGGCCCGCGCCGGGTCCGGCTCCTGGAGAGCCGTCTGGCCGAAGCCAAGGCCCAGCTCGCCCTGGCCGGCCAGCGCAACGAGAAGCTGTCCGCAGTACTGGAGGAGGCCCGGGAACAGCTCGCCATGCTCCGGGCCGAGGTGGACAAGCTCACCACCGCCCCCAATCCGTTCGCCACGGTCCTGGGTGTCAACAGCGACAGCACCGTCGACGTGATCAGCGGGGGGCGCCAGATGCGCGTGAACGCCCAGCCCTCCATCGAGATCAAGGAACTCCAGCGGGGCCAGCAGGTGCTGGTGAACGATTCGATGAACATCGTGGAGGTGAGGGACTTCGACCGCCAGGGTCAGGTCGTCACCATCAAGGAGATCCTCTCCGACGACCGGCTGCTGGTGATGGCCCACGCCGACGAGGAGCGGGTAGTGGAGTTGGCAGGGCCGCTGCAGCGGGTCTTCCTGAGGATCGGGGACCACGTTCGCATCGACCCCCGGCACGGCCTCGCCTACGAGAGGCTGATCCGGCCCGAGGTGGAGGAACTGGTGCTCGAGGAAGTCCCCGACGTCACCTACGCCCAGGTGGGCGGACTCCACGAGCAGATCGAAGCGATCAAGGACGCCGTGGAGCTTCCGTATGTTCACCGGGACCTGTTCGAGGAATACGGTCTGGTGGCGCCCAAGGGGGTCCTCCTCTACGGGCCACCCGGATGCGGCAAGACCCTCATCGCCAAGGCGGTGGCCAACAGCCTGGCCGACGCGGTGGCCAGGCGCACGGGCCACGACGACGCCCGGTCCTACTTCCTCAACATCAAGGGCCCGGAGCTTCTCAACAAATACGTGGGCGAGACCGAGCGGCAGATCCGGCTGATCTTCCAGCGTGCCAGGGAGAAGTCTGACGAAGGCGTCCCGGTGATCGTCTTCTTCGATGAGATGGACTCCCTCTTCCGGACCCGCGGCACGGGTATCTCATCCGACGTCGAGTCCACCATCGTCCCGCAGCTTCTCTCGGAACTCGATGGCGTGGAGATGATCAAGAACGTGATCGTGATCGGCGCCTCCAACCGGGAAGACCTCATCGATCCGGCCATTCTCCGCCCCGGAAGGCTGGATGTGAAGATCAAGATCGCCCGTCCCAACACGTCGGCGGCCCGCCAGATCTTCAAGATCTACCTCGGTACCGACCTCCCGTTCGACGCCGGCGCCCTCGAGGAGGCGGGCGGTGATCCGGTCTGCCTGGTGGACAGCATGGTCGACCAGGTGGTGCACAGGATGTACGCCGAGAGCGATGAGAACCGCTTCCTGGAGGTCACCTACCAGAACGGTGACCGGGAAATCCTCTACTTCCGTGACTTCGCCTCGGGCGCCATGATCGAGAACATCGTCCGCCGGGCCAAGAAGGCGGCCATCAAGCGGCGGATAGCCGGTGACTCCGGCGGGATCAGCACCGAGGACCTGCTGGTCGGCATCAAGCAGGAGTTCCGTGAGCACGAGGACCTCCCGAACACCACCAACCCGGACGACTGGGCCAAGATCTCCGGGAAGAAGGGGGAGCGGATCGTCTACGTCCGCACCCTCATCGAGGGGGAGGACGAGTCGAGGACCATCGAGGCGGTCGGCGCAGGTCAGTACCTGTAA
- a CDS encoding tRNA (adenine-N1)-methyltransferase: MAAGIPFGEGEPALLLDDKGRKYLLRLRSTGMFQYHRGSLAHADIIGRPEGTRFTSSNGAPLIGVRPRLADYVLKMRRGPQVVYPKDLGPILVYADIRPGATVVEAGTGSGAATLALVRAVGPTGRVISCELREDHAARGRANIERYFGSIPDHLDLRVGDVREIAAEVEHDRLVLDLAEPWQVIPATAETLRPGGLVAGYVPTVPQLDRFHSTLESSGRFVDVETFEILLRTWHVAGRSVRPDHGMVGHTGFVTTARCVTAP; this comes from the coding sequence GTGGCGGCGGGAATCCCGTTCGGGGAGGGCGAGCCGGCTCTCCTGCTCGACGACAAGGGACGCAAGTACCTCTTGCGACTTCGCTCCACCGGCATGTTCCAGTACCACCGGGGAAGCCTTGCCCACGCCGACATCATCGGCCGGCCTGAGGGGACCAGGTTCACATCCTCCAACGGCGCGCCCTTGATAGGTGTCCGGCCCCGCCTGGCCGATTACGTACTCAAGATGCGGCGCGGGCCGCAGGTGGTGTACCCGAAGGATCTCGGACCGATCCTCGTGTATGCCGACATCCGCCCCGGCGCCACCGTGGTGGAAGCCGGCACGGGCTCCGGCGCCGCCACTCTGGCCCTGGTCCGGGCGGTGGGCCCGACCGGCCGGGTGATCTCGTGCGAGCTCCGCGAGGATCACGCCGCCCGCGGGCGGGCCAACATCGAACGCTATTTCGGATCGATTCCCGACCACCTTGACCTTCGGGTGGGTGATGTCCGTGAGATCGCGGCCGAGGTCGAGCACGATCGCCTCGTCCTGGACCTGGCGGAGCCCTGGCAGGTCATCCCGGCCACGGCCGAGACCCTACGACCCGGCGGTCTGGTGGCCGGCTACGTCCCCACCGTTCCACAGCTCGACAGGTTCCACAGCACTCTGGAATCCAGCGGGCGGTTCGTCGATGTCGAGACCTTCGAGATCCTGCTCCGGACGTGGCACGTCGCGGGCCGCTCGGTCCGCCCGGATCACGGGATGGTCGGCCACACCGGATTCGTGACCACAGCCCGATGCGTCACCGCGCCGTGA